In Pseudoalteromonas marina, a genomic segment contains:
- the rluC gene encoding 23S rRNA pseudouridine(955/2504/2580) synthase RluC, producing MSEKTGLQVSFVTINEDHLGQRIDNFLITHLKGVPKSAIYKILRKGEVRVNKKRIKPVYKLQLDDIIRIPPIKVAEREEFVPSKLDKVTRLEDDILFEDKYLIVINKPSGMAVHGGSGLSYGLIEALRVLRPEERNLELVHRLDRDTSGCLLISKRRSVLTSLHEQLREKTMEKNYWALVDGQWDGKTKNVTEGLRKNTLKSGERVVRVDNVEGKPSHTRFKVLERFNECSLVQASPVTGRTHQIRVHTQCKGHPIACDDKYGDQAFDAGMRKVGLNRLFLHAHDLSFYHPKNETTMRVEAPLDKALSNCLLKLRAAKES from the coding sequence ATGTCAGAAAAAACCGGCTTACAAGTATCTTTTGTCACAATCAACGAAGACCATTTAGGTCAGCGAATTGATAACTTTCTTATTACCCATTTAAAAGGGGTGCCTAAAAGCGCAATCTACAAAATTCTTCGTAAAGGCGAGGTGCGTGTAAATAAAAAACGTATTAAGCCAGTATATAAATTACAGTTAGACGACATCATTCGTATCCCACCTATAAAAGTGGCAGAGCGCGAAGAGTTTGTGCCTTCAAAACTAGATAAAGTAACGCGCCTTGAAGACGATATTTTATTTGAAGACAAATACCTCATTGTTATAAATAAACCATCAGGCATGGCTGTTCATGGTGGCAGTGGTTTAAGTTATGGCTTAATAGAAGCGCTGCGCGTACTTCGCCCAGAAGAGCGCAACCTTGAGCTAGTGCACAGGCTAGACCGCGATACATCGGGGTGTTTACTCATTTCAAAACGCCGCTCAGTTTTAACATCGTTACACGAGCAACTTCGTGAAAAAACCATGGAAAAAAACTATTGGGCGTTAGTTGACGGCCAGTGGGATGGTAAAACTAAAAACGTAACCGAAGGCCTGCGCAAAAACACGCTTAAATCAGGCGAGCGCGTTGTACGTGTAGATAATGTTGAAGGCAAACCGTCGCATACTCGTTTTAAAGTACTAGAGCGTTTCAACGAATGTTCACTTGTACAAGCGTCGCCAGTAACAGGGCGAACACACCAAATTCGTGTACACACCCAATGCAAAGGGCATCCAATTGCATGCGACGATAAATACGGTGACCAAGCGTTTGACGCAGGAATGCGCAAAGTAGGTTTAAATCGCTTATTTTTACATGCGCACGATTTAAGTTTTTATCACCCTAAAAACGAAACCACTA